The following are from one region of the Rhinoraja longicauda isolate Sanriku21f chromosome 3, sRhiLon1.1, whole genome shotgun sequence genome:
- the f2r gene encoding proteinase-activated receptor 1 yields the protein MSRTELLVIWMVLAAVGSALQSERNSSSRINLSPKTFGGSRYRKISDSSGSQRRGPVPVPVPALRRGLNGSHSLGSQGNEMPAAWQSETFMRHMTGPGTTVVIPLLYTLVLAASLPLNLLAILVFLFKVGAANNSAVMYMTNLAAADLLFALLLPLKISYHFSGNDWRLGSFLCRLVTAGFYAYMCSSVLLVTCISVDRCLAVVYPIRWTSWRGRWRAACLCLASWLLSICGTLPLFLTEQAVDNYQLHITTCHDVQSFDDLHTFSLYCLPYLLVVFFLVPLVVNTVCYAKIISTLHSASAVNPQGKRHAIVLAIIVLCVFIVCFTPTNIILVVHTLNLFHGKGASLYFAYQLCLCLGSVSCCLDPLIYYYASSSFQDQLHHLLRSGQNEMIQVKERINKVGTSTPHQRNLQNGVEAIMLNTS from the exons atgtcccggacagagttgctggtgatatggatggttCTGGCTGCCGTGGGCTCTGCTCTACAGTCCG AGAGGAACTCGAGTTCCCGAATTAACCTTTCTCCCAAAACCTTTGGAGGGAGCCGGTATCGCAAAATCTCCGACAGCAGCGGTTCCCAGAGGAGGGGACCAGTGCCGGTGCCAGTGCCGGCGTTGAGACGGGGGTTGAATGGGAGTCACTCCCTCGGCTCCCAGGGAAATGAAATGCCCGCAGCATGGCAATCGGAGACGTTCATGAGACACATGACGGGCCCGGGCACGACGGTGGTCATTCCTCTCCTCTACACCTTGGTGCTTGCCGCCAGCCTGCCGCTCAACCTGCTGGCGATCCTGGTGTTCCTCTTCAAGGTGGGCGCAGCCAACAACTCGGCGGTGATGTACATGACCAACCTGGCGGCTGCCGACCTGCTGTTCGCGCTGCTTCTGCCGCTCAAGATCTCCTACCACTTCTCCGGCAACGACTGGCGGCTCGGCTCGTTCCTGTGCCGCCTGGTGACGGCCGGCTTCTACGCCTACATGTGCAGCTCTGTGCTGCTGGTGACCTGCATCAGTGTGGACCGCTGCCTGGCCGTGGTCTACCCTATCAGGTGGACCTCCTGGCGAGGCCGCTGGCGAGCAGCCTGTCTCTGCCTCGCCTCCTGGCTCCTCTCCATCTGCGGCACTCTGCCCCTCTTCCTCACAGAGCAGGCCGTGGACAACTACCAGCTGCACATCACCACCTGCCACGACGTGCAGTCTTTCGACGACCTGCACACCTTTTCCCTCTACTGTCTGCCCTACCTGTTGGTCGTTTTCTTTCTCGTTCCCCTGGTCGTTAACACAGTCTGCTACGCGAAGATAATCTCAACGCTGCACTCGGCCAGTGCGGTCAACCCGCAGGGGAAGAGACATGCCATCGTCCTGGCGATCATTGTACTCTGTGTATTTATTGTCTGTTTTACACCCACTAACATCATCTTGGTGGTACACACCCTGAATCTTTTTCACGGGAAAGGGGCGTCCCTTTATTTTGCCTACCAGCTCTGCCTGTGCCTGGGTAGTGTGAGCTGCTGTCTTGATCCATTGATTTATTATTACGCATCGTCCTCCTTCCAAGACCAGCTTCATCACCTTCTGCGTTCTGGGCAGAACGAAATGATTCAGGTAAAAGAACGGATTAATAAAGTGGGAACTTCCACCCCCCATCAGCGCAATCTGCAGAATGGTGTTGAGGCAATCATGTTAAATACATCCTAA